The DNA sequence GTCAATTTTTAATTCAGATGACTTGTATACTTAATCTAGAGATTCTAGAAAAAATCTTTGGTAGTATAGATGCAGATATTATGGGGTGAAACTTCTTTGCCAGGAAGGACCTATAGTCATAGGAAATCAGCATACATATTTCAATGAGATTAGCAGTTGTTACTCTTCATCTTCAGTTTCACTTGTTTTATAGATAACTGATGTACATCCATGACGATGCATGATCGACTGAGCTCTCCAAAGCAGTTACAGTATTATTCTCAATATTTCTTTGGGGGATTgactaataataaataaaataacaacACTCTATTTTTAAATATATGAAGTTTGGGACAAGCTGATTAGTTGCAAATAATTATCGATATGTATTTTACTAgctacaaaaaataataatcaATATATATTTACCCTTTTCAGAGCCTCAAAAAATAGAGCTCCCATGTCAAAGTTTGTGTTTTTCTTTAGAGAAGTAATTAGATGTTTGATTATCTCTGTTGTACTTGCTCCGTGAGATACATAGTGAGAAACAATCTCTGGACCAAGATAATCCTGCAAacagaagagcaacaaaaatttaCTTGACTGGTTAAGGACCAATTAAAACCAACCAATATTTTGCAAATAAAATGATTATAATTGCCACAACTGTAGTTCGAAGTACAAAGTTTGAGAACCTTATCACATGATGAAAATACAGCACAAACCTTTGATACTGTATCAGCGAGCACTAGCTTTGCAGCTGCAATCATGACAGCATCCCTGTTTGTGTCTTCAATATATTCTTCATTTGCATCTTCATCTTCAGTTTCATCTGAGCACAGATATTTAATCAATTTAAATAATcagaaacataaaagacacataCTTAGTAAAACTGCTAAGATCATGCAAATACCCTAATTTGCAATTTGATACTTATTAATATGCTACACATCCAAGGCAGGAGTGTGTATCCCGTAGCAAGACCTGATATATTGAGCTGTTGTTCACATAGTTTCCAGAACTTCTGAACCATATCTGACTGTGGGAGATAACCCAAACTCTCTAGTCTCGTCGAAGAATATTTTGACTTCTTAAACAAGCACCACATCTCCGCAGTAATGATGCAGACCTAAAAACAAAACAAACTAATAAGTCATTTAGTCCAACCCAATGTAACCATGGAGATATACCAACATGTTCCTGATATTTTTTACATTCAGAAATCACAAGACTTACTCTGCATGAAAGTACAGTGGTGCTCCTCCCCTCTTTCTGATAAGTGGGCAGTACCACTAAATAATAGTAGAGTTGATCAAAAAGTGTGCTTTGCTTTGATAAAAGTTCATCAATACATGTTTCAGATGGGTTTTCACCATCAATTGCTTGAAGGCACCAAGCTACTTGAAGATACATATTGAGGAGGAGAAAGCTTTTCACCTAAAATTCATGAAAATATCAGTTCAATTTGCAATCAATTCTGCAGAGATGAGAGCTAATCATCAAAAACAAAGTGTTCACACCTCATTATCCATATCCCTAAGATGAGCGAGGATTCGGTACATATCCTCAAATAAACTATCATTCTTGACAGGTTTTGACAGCTGAAGTTCATAAAACCGCTTCAAATTAACCAAGAGGGAGTATTCATCATCACCTGCCTGTAATGACAATTGTATCATATTATCCTCATTAATTCAGTTCAGGAAAAAAACAGAATGAATAATGTGTAAACAGAATGAATAATGTGTACCTCTACTTCCTTGATTGCAGTTCTGACTTTCAAGACTAACTCATCTTCAAGATTCTTAAGTTTATTTTCAGCATAATCTTTAAGATCAGCCTGGCACTCGGTGCAACAGAAAAGAATTGCCTTGATGCAAGATCTCAGTGGGCCCTTCTCACCATGTTTAAAGAAAGCATCTGCGATGAGATCTATGGCTGTCTTGAAATGCTGAACCAACATATTCAAGAAATTATTAGCAACAAATTCAGCAGAAAGCATAAACAGAAGGGAAAAATATAGCTTTTGACACTGACCTTCTCTTGCCTTTTGTATGAATACAACTCAAGTTTCAAAAGAGTCATCATATCAACTAGGGGCGATATCTTAGCTTTgtcagatatgaattttcttaaAAGCTGTGGATACCTTGTCAATAAGGCAGTTGTTATTTCACGCCTGCTATTTTCCAATATTTCCTGTAAATACTTTTATGTTTGAGTAATAGCACTAACAAACATTGAACAAAGTCAAGTGTAAATTGATTTTTAAAAAAGCATCGATGACATGAGCAAAATATTTAACCAGGAGGTGAAAAGGAAGAATCTGAAAATAACACAGATATAAGACGCAGCCTTCAAGGGGAATGGGCACTACAGAAAGTAATTTAGTACCGATCCGTAGGATATAAGTACCTTTACTAAAATTAGTTTCCACAAGATCAGCAGAAAAGAAGTTTGTATTCAATAAATCAGTTAATGTGTTTACTGTTTAACGGTTAACTGATCTAGAGAAGCCTACCTATTCAGATACATTATCCAACAAGCTAGTGTTAGCAGTTACAGCAGTAACAAGGGCTGTTCAAGGGTTAAGCTAACCCAACTCACCCAGACTGAACCGGACCAGACTATTTATGCTGGTTACTACGAATTGGGGTTAGTAGCAGAACTGTCAATATACACCAAAGGGTTGCATGTTCAGCCAAAATTACAGGGACCCTGCTCTCTTGCAAAGCATACATGTCAGCCCACCTGCACCTAGAAGCAAACCGATTCAACCCTAAACCCAACACAGATGACACTTACACAACCAAACTGGCTTACCCAGAACTCCTTAGAAGTAACCAGGTGGAGGCAAGGAATACTAAGAGATATCCTGAAGTTCAGAAAATTCTCTTATACAACTATTACCTACATAACCATTTACCTAATCAAACAGAATATTTATTCCGGAACCAAATTGAAGACATTGTCAGTATTTAACAAAATTAAAGTAGTTTCTGAATGGAATGCTAGAAGACCAATAATATCTCCCAAGCTAGTACTGGAATAAACAACACTAATGAGGCAATGCCACAAACCATAAAGAATAGAACTACTAATCATCAGTGTTAGCAAGTCATCTAGTCGATCCTAATTGCCATGGGATCGACCAGGCAACTAGTCACAATCAGTCATCAGCCAGGGCGACTAGTTGTCCCTGGTCGGTCCTAGTTGTCCCCTAGGCATCCTTATATATACCAGGACTAACATACCAAATATATACTAATATACTATATGTTACTAATATACCATATGTTCTAGAGTACAAATCAAGCATGAAGATAACTCTAGGGTGGTGGCAGTATGTACAGTTGCAAATTGGGCTGAAAAACATGAGCCAAAGTGGCCTAAGTCATCACAGATGCAGCCTATGTCCTACGCTGCCCAGCAATTCCATTCTGTTTCTGGTTGTCCACCCCCTAGTCGACCAGGAAACTAATTGGCCTAATCGAGTCATAGCCCCTAGTCAAGTCCAGGATACCGACTGGGACGACTAATCGTAATTAATTGGACAGCTTGATAACACTGCCAATCATTAACAAATTTATTAAAGTGAAAATGACCACAGAAATGGACTAGACACCTTTTGGCCTTTATTGTAGTACAACTTTCTGTTATCCACTGCAGGAACTATTCTTTCCCCAACAGCCTTCCTTGCAGATTCTCGCAGCATGCGaactagatttgttccatccaTGTCAGTAAGCTCAATTGCAGGATTTTCATCAAGAAGAACAGAAACTATACACCTCCAATCCTAAAAATCAAAATATTTCAGTTGCATCAGGAACGGCTCACTGACAACAATACATGATAATTCTTTCAAGGATAAAGTTAATCAAATTTGTAGAGCATACTTTCATCGCCTTCATGTCATCCCAAATATCATCAATGACGTATGAACTGAGTACTGGGTCATCTGAAAATTCCCTAAGGATTTGCAGCATTCGACCAATATGGACCTCAGAAGGTTCATTTTCCCCATCTGGAAaaagaatataattaataataacTGACCAAGTAGTTTGATAGAACCCTACTTTGGTATAGAAAGCTTGCAGAAGAAGGTACCTCTAGCTCCGGGATGAGAGGTCTTGATGTTTTGTGCTATTAGGTGATCATAAACTAACTCACCAATCGCACGCCTAATCATTGGAGGCTCATCAATAAGAAGATCATATAGTGGGCCCAAATCATCATCACTCAACAGTTGATGCCTGGAAAagaaagaacaatataattcatTTGTTTTGAGAACAAAAACACTGTTCTCAGGTACCTTAGTGTAAGATGATTAAAGGACTTAAGAAATAACGCCTTTTAGTCATTGCCAGATCATATAGTATTGTATGGACTTAATTTTCTACCAACAAAATTAGGTTACTCAAAGAGCCTAAAAATTAGGTTGCTCAATAAAATTAGTGCTGAGTTCAAAAGGTTTGAATAAGCATCATGTAACTGTTATTCGAACATGAAAGAGCTATACTGGTTCAAAGAATTCATTGGGAAGCCAAACCATCAAAGACTATAGATCCTGAACCTTGACCTAGCTTATGAATGTGCAGGCAAAATAATCAGCAAACTAGACAAGAAGGGTGCAAGAGAGTATATCTTGCAAAAACACACCTCAGCAATTGCTTGATCAACCCTATAGCTGACACAGCTACTGAAACATCAATATCATCAGCAAGCTGGATCATCCTGGTGTAAAACCTCTCAGTAAAGAGACCCAGAGAAGGTATGTTATCATCCACTTCATAAAGACTTTGCAAGGCAAGAACAGAAGTCCTCCTAACTCCAGCATTCTACATTGATGGAATGTGCAAAATAAAGTCTTCATTGTC is a window from the Sorghum bicolor cultivar BTx623 chromosome 5, Sorghum_bicolor_NCBIv3, whole genome shotgun sequence genome containing:
- the LOC8082041 gene encoding sister-chromatid cohesion protein 3; the encoded protein is MEETLASLRRPKRRGRPPRPREEYHAADFEDVADAEGLAPPQSKRKRAASAAAAASLEDQPLIDIIKHNGRLISHAVKRLVEDYESKKNLVTFQILTMLFEACGAKHEIYPDYLRESDVDDIVVSLVDLARKGLVEDNYNSKHKDLKNFKENLVCFWDSLVLECQNGPLFDDLLFQKIKDYVVALSCAPPRVYRQVASLTGLQLVTSFISVAKTLSGQRETTQRQLNAEKKKQSDGPLIESLNNRLALTHANITYLEELMRKIFSGLFMHRYRDVDPEIRMSCIRSLGIWVVSYPSLFLQDIYLKYLGWTLNDKNAGVRRTSVLALQSLYEVDDNIPSLGLFTERFYTRMIQLADDIDVSVAVSAIGLIKQLLRHQLLSDDDLGPLYDLLIDEPPMIRRAIGELVYDHLIAQNIKTSHPGARDGENEPSEVHIGRMLQILREFSDDPVLSSYVIDDIWDDMKAMKDWRCIVSVLLDENPAIELTDMDGTNLVRMLRESARKAVGERIVPAVDNRKLYYNKGQKEILENSRREITTALLTRYPQLLRKFISDKAKISPLVDMMTLLKLELYSYKRQEKHFKTAIDLIADAFFKHGEKGPLRSCIKAILFCCTECQADLKDYAENKLKNLEDELVLKVRTAIKEVEAGDDEYSLLVNLKRFYELQLSKPVKNDSLFEDMYRILAHLRDMDNEVKSFLLLNMYLQVAWCLQAIDGENPSETCIDELLSKQSTLFDQLYYYLVVLPTYQKEGRSTTVLSCRVCIITAEMWCLFKKSKYSSTRLESLGYLPQSDMVQKFWKLCEQQLNISDETEDEDANEEYIEDTNRDAVMIAAAKLVLADTVSKDYLGPEIVSHYVSHGASTTEIIKHLITSLKKNTNFDMGALFFEALKRAYERYMAHVHEGENQILTGKSYSECQDLASHLAGSYVGAARIKNKSDILKIIQDGVSFAFVDLPNQLSFLEAALLPFVSKLQSSDIPDILADVEKRTQDTNMVGDQGAWRPYFTFVEHLRDKHAKNEVLHEEEEKPVRRRGRPRKVRDVPDVPDLRSGRDVRGKKLFRDDGHNSSGEESISASDHQGHGEDDDSDGDADQPLINTIRSSAAKLRSLKIAQQGTSSHKGVSGPSGSNS